One Chloroflexota bacterium DNA window includes the following coding sequences:
- a CDS encoding glycosyltransferase family 1 protein — MAVKIGINALKLYTSQDYRNAGISHYIRQLTTHLLDHDGKNDYTLFTNNLMPQWQEQTRYAPRIVTSWLPTARPVPRILWEQTLLAWHTTRGKLDLLHCPLNVIPMAAACPTVLTIHDLAFLRYPRLFPRFKQRYLQLFTRMSARNANAVMTVSASTRDDVVEMLGVPRDRVHVVYHAADADFCLRSQDECNTFRASRGLTSRYILYVGTLEPRKNVDVLIRAFGKVLREEGLQHKLVLIGGKGWMTQAIQQAIEDAGVGDRVLMPGYVAREELPLWYSSADLFVYPSTYEGFGYPALEAMASGTPVIVSNTSSLPEVVGDAGELVPPRDVSQLAAAMAGILADSELAGKLRSRGLEQATKFNWVDSVHTCLDIYQSLGSLAPPGRS, encoded by the coding sequence GTGGCCGTGAAAATTGGGATAAATGCCCTGAAGCTCTACACTTCGCAGGACTATCGCAATGCCGGCATTAGTCACTACATTCGCCAGTTGACCACGCACCTGCTTGATCACGACGGCAAGAATGACTACACCCTCTTTACGAACAATCTCATGCCACAATGGCAGGAGCAAACGCGATATGCCCCCAGAATTGTCACGAGTTGGCTTCCTACCGCTCGGCCGGTGCCGCGGATCCTATGGGAACAAACGCTATTGGCTTGGCACACAACGCGTGGTAAACTAGACTTATTACACTGTCCGCTGAACGTAATCCCAATGGCGGCAGCCTGTCCCACCGTATTGACTATCCACGATCTTGCTTTCTTACGCTATCCCCGGCTCTTTCCTCGGTTCAAACAACGCTATCTGCAGCTGTTCACTCGTATGTCTGCGCGCAATGCGAATGCCGTTATGACGGTCTCTGCAAGCACCCGGGATGATGTGGTGGAGATGCTTGGAGTGCCGAGAGACCGGGTGCATGTGGTGTATCATGCCGCGGACGCCGACTTCTGTTTGCGCTCACAGGATGAGTGCAATACTTTCCGTGCATCAAGAGGGCTAACGTCACGGTATATCCTCTATGTAGGGACATTGGAGCCCCGCAAGAACGTTGACGTGTTGATCCGAGCGTTCGGGAAAGTTCTACGCGAAGAGGGGCTACAACATAAGCTGGTGTTGATAGGTGGAAAAGGCTGGATGACGCAGGCGATTCAGCAAGCGATAGAGGACGCCGGTGTCGGTGATCGTGTGCTCATGCCGGGGTACGTGGCACGGGAGGAATTGCCCCTTTGGTATAGTAGTGCTGATCTCTTTGTCTATCCTTCAACATACGAAGGATTTGGCTATCCCGCGTTGGAAGCGATGGCGTCAGGTACGCCAGTGATAGTTTCAAACACTTCGTCACTGCCTGAGGTCGTAGGTGATGCCGGCGAACTAGTGCCGCCCCGGGACGTAAGCCAACTCGCCGCTGCCATGGCTGGCATTCTTGCTGATAGCGAATTAGCAGGCAAATTGCGATCGCGCGGCCTCGAGCAAGCTACCAAATTCAACTGGGTAGACTCGGTGCATACGTGCTTGGACATTTACCAGTCTCTCGGCTCTCTCGCGCCACCTGGGAGGTCATGA
- a CDS encoding sugar transferase, giving the protein MMIASMVSPPKVKRRKHVTGKVLLGLLDLALAALAFYASWWLRYELEVGPDLNEFQYLPIEFYLPVFGSYLALIFVAFQVTRVYRLRRSTGLLGELGRIILGSALAVFFLIVIFSMYQPTVYSRLVFTYVGLSTPLIIGVSRLLLRIGVDMLRRRGRLLEQLVVVGGGMHGKMIMQQVVTQPNLGYRLVGFLDDGHHSRGAHFGRIKVLGPVDRLADAVQAHGVERVIIALPATEHRRIADLIDQCKVQGVGFHLIPDLFEIQLNTVDIDSIGGIPIIGLKDGGIAGWDLFLKRLLDIVVSTAVLVLGSPVFFIIALAIKLESSGPVIYAADRVGQEGKPFRMYKFRSMREDADKLLASLAGHNQADGPLFKMANDPRRTRIGAWLRKLSLDELPQFWNILRGDMSLVGPRAPLADEVDQYEEWQKKRLSVRPGLTGLWQVNGRSNVPFEEMVMMDIYYIENWTIGLDINLAIRTVPAVLRRDGAY; this is encoded by the coding sequence ATGATGATTGCCTCAATGGTTTCGCCGCCAAAAGTCAAGCGCAGAAAGCACGTTACCGGAAAGGTGCTCCTTGGATTGCTTGACCTGGCTCTTGCCGCTCTCGCCTTCTACGCCTCCTGGTGGCTACGCTACGAGTTGGAGGTAGGACCGGATCTGAACGAATTTCAATACTTGCCGATTGAATTCTATCTGCCTGTCTTTGGTAGCTACCTAGCCCTCATATTTGTCGCCTTTCAGGTTACGCGTGTCTACCGGCTGCGGCGTTCAACCGGCCTGCTGGGTGAATTAGGGCGGATCATCCTGGGCTCTGCACTGGCCGTCTTTTTCCTCATAGTGATATTTTCCATGTATCAACCCACGGTTTACTCACGGCTTGTCTTTACGTACGTCGGGTTGAGCACCCCGTTGATTATAGGCGTCAGCCGCCTGCTGCTGCGCATAGGGGTCGATATGCTGAGACGTCGCGGCCGCCTGCTCGAGCAGTTAGTCGTCGTTGGCGGAGGCATGCATGGCAAGATGATCATGCAACAAGTGGTTACGCAGCCCAATTTGGGCTACCGGCTCGTTGGTTTCTTGGACGACGGCCACCACTCTCGGGGGGCGCACTTTGGCCGCATCAAGGTATTGGGGCCGGTTGATCGTCTGGCAGACGCGGTGCAGGCCCATGGGGTGGAACGTGTGATTATTGCGTTGCCGGCCACCGAGCATCGACGTATCGCAGACTTAATCGATCAGTGCAAGGTTCAAGGTGTTGGCTTTCACCTCATACCGGACCTCTTTGAGATCCAACTCAACACGGTAGACATAGACTCAATAGGAGGCATCCCCATCATCGGCCTGAAAGATGGTGGGATCGCTGGTTGGGACCTCTTCTTGAAGCGCCTGCTTGATATCGTCGTCTCCACTGCCGTGCTCGTCCTGGGTAGCCCCGTATTCTTCATCATTGCGCTCGCCATAAAACTGGAGTCGTCAGGCCCGGTGATTTACGCGGCAGACCGCGTTGGTCAAGAAGGCAAGCCCTTTAGAATGTACAAGTTTCGCTCGATGCGCGAGGACGCGGACAAGCTGCTCGCTTCACTCGCCGGCCACAATCAGGCCGACGGTCCGCTCTTCAAGATGGCAAATGATCCCCGGCGCACGCGAATAGGCGCTTGGCTGCGCAAACTCTCGCTGGATGAGCTGCCGCAATTCTGGAACATATTGCGAGGCGACATGAGCCTGGTCGGCCCACGTGCTCCGCTAGCCGATGAGGTGGACCAATACGAGGAATGGCAGAAAAAGCGGCTCAGTGTCAGACCCGGTCTTACGGGGCTGTGGCAGGTGAATGGAAGAAGCAACGTCCCTTTCGAAGAGATGGTGATGATGGATATCTACTACATAGAAAACTGGACGATTGGACTGGACATCAATCTGGCAATTCGCACAGTTCCAGCGGTCCTGCGTCGTGACGGCGCCTATTGA
- a CDS encoding glycosyltransferase, protein MRIAIIHDYLNQMGGAENVLLTLHEIFPEAPIYTSLYRPEAMPAAFRSLDIRTTFLQRLGPLTRYPRHQKLLPLYPVAFEQLDLREYDIVISNSSAWCKGVITREDTRHICYCLSPMRFAWNTHEYLAGERFGWFARRILPMTLTWIRAWDVAASARVDDFIAISRVVAARVQKLYRRESTILFPPVDTTLFTPSDQIDDYFLVVSRLVPYKRVDLAVRAFNRLGLPLRIIGDGRDRGRLEAMAQANVQFLGYVDDAERMRHLSRCRALIFPGEEDFGLVPVETQASGRPVIAYAAGGALDTVIEGETGLFFHTQEVGALCDAVERFATMDFIVERITAHATTFDKSVFKERIEALVESTPGRPHLPHDPGTQSSLT, encoded by the coding sequence ATGCGAATTGCCATTATCCATGACTATCTCAACCAAATGGGGGGAGCTGAAAACGTACTGCTCACGCTTCACGAGATCTTTCCTGAGGCGCCCATTTACACGTCACTCTATCGTCCCGAAGCCATGCCGGCAGCGTTCCGCTCACTCGATATTCGTACGACCTTCTTGCAGAGACTAGGACCACTTACCCGCTATCCCCGTCATCAGAAGCTGCTACCGCTCTATCCGGTCGCCTTTGAGCAACTGGACCTCCGCGAGTACGACATAGTCATCAGTAACAGCAGTGCTTGGTGCAAGGGCGTCATTACTCGTGAAGACACCCGGCACATTTGTTACTGCCTCTCTCCCATGAGGTTTGCCTGGAACACACACGAATACCTCGCCGGAGAGCGATTTGGCTGGTTTGCGCGCAGGATCCTTCCAATGACGCTCACCTGGATTCGCGCCTGGGACGTGGCTGCGAGCGCGCGCGTAGACGACTTTATCGCAATTTCCCGCGTGGTTGCTGCCAGGGTCCAGAAACTCTACAGGCGCGAGTCTACAATTCTCTTTCCTCCCGTCGATACAACGCTCTTTACTCCTTCCGATCAGATTGACGACTACTTTCTGGTGGTTTCACGCTTGGTGCCATACAAAAGGGTGGACCTTGCAGTAAGGGCCTTCAATCGCCTTGGACTACCACTACGAATCATTGGCGATGGACGTGACCGCGGTCGCTTAGAAGCAATGGCACAAGCTAACGTCCAATTCCTTGGCTATGTAGATGATGCGGAGCGAATGCGCCACCTCTCCCGGTGCCGAGCGCTGATCTTCCCCGGCGAAGAGGACTTCGGTCTCGTACCAGTTGAAACCCAAGCTTCCGGTCGTCCGGTCATCGCCTACGCTGCCGGAGGAGCGCTCGACACGGTAATTGAAGGCGAAACAGGTCTTTTCTTTCACACGCAAGAGGTGGGCGCTCTCTGCGATGCCGTGGAGCGTTTCGCGACTATGGATTTCATCGTGGAGCGAATTACCGCTCATGCCACGACCTTCGACAAAAGCGTTTTCAAGGAGAGAATTGAGGCGCTTGTTGAGAGTACACCAGGGCGCCCACATCTTCCTCACGACCCTGGCACTCAGTCTTCGCTGACGTAG
- a CDS encoding ABC transporter ATP-binding protein — MSQKQKNIVSLHEISKSYFDQGEQRVVLNNVSLEVSGGEFVAVLGSSGSGKTTLLHLIGGIDTPDSGSITIEGNELTALSDTARTRFRRRHVGMVFQLFNLIPTLTVWENVLLPAELEGAVDAKLKGQAGALLERVGLADRKNTFPDRLSGGEQQRVAIVRALAHQPLVVLADEPTGNLDAENSARVLSLLLQLTQEAGRTLLMATHDHEIARQASRVCRLHAGALTLHSTVTSAF, encoded by the coding sequence ATGAGCCAGAAACAGAAGAACATCGTCTCACTCCACGAAATCAGCAAGTCCTATTTCGACCAAGGCGAGCAGCGCGTTGTATTGAATAACGTGAGTTTGGAAGTCAGCGGCGGCGAATTCGTCGCCGTCCTGGGAAGCAGCGGCAGCGGCAAGACAACCCTTCTGCACCTCATCGGCGGGATTGATACACCCGATAGCGGTTCCATCACCATTGAAGGAAACGAGCTCACCGCTCTCAGCGATACCGCCCGCACGCGCTTTCGCCGGCGCCACGTTGGCATGGTATTCCAGCTCTTCAATCTGATCCCCACCCTCACCGTATGGGAGAACGTGCTCCTGCCGGCCGAGCTTGAAGGCGCAGTCGACGCCAAGCTCAAAGGCCAGGCAGGGGCATTGCTTGAGCGCGTGGGTCTCGCCGACCGCAAGAATACATTCCCGGACCGTTTGAGCGGCGGCGAGCAGCAACGCGTTGCCATTGTGCGCGCGCTGGCGCACCAGCCGCTCGTCGTGCTTGCCGATGAGCCAACTGGCAATCTCGACGCTGAGAACAGTGCGCGAGTGCTTTCACTCTTGCTCCAACTGACCCAAGAAGCCGGACGCACATTGCTGATGGCCACCCACGACCATGAGATTGCGCGTCAGGCCTCCCGTGTCTGCCGGCTTCACGCCGGTGCGCTCACTCTTCATTCCACCGTGACTTCCGCATTCTAA
- a CDS encoding carotenoid 1,2-hydratase, which translates to MIRLYVKNKLVWFFLLTAVLALLAIVIARVSTRPVDPIGAETVLLPPSLDADGFARAVGPWQWDFPRDHGPHPTFQTEWWYYTGNLTTAEGRRFGYQFTIFRRALTPTLRDSRSEWNTNQVFMAHFTVSDVVDGTFYQEERLSRGAIGLAGAESLPRFHVWLDDWTLTAADDSAAQMTIQAKANGFAIDLLLTPAKSPALHGDNGLSQKGPEPGNASYYYSLTRIETTGTVAIGNEEFAVSGMSWMDREFGTSALSEGSVGWDWFAVHLNDGRDIMVGQIRRQDGSVEPLFGGLLVMPNGQTRYLPSEAFTIRPIGSWRSSRSGATYPAGWEITIDFDNRPLQLLLEPLLADQEVLSSVTYWEGAVRVSGDAEGYGYAELTGYAQPLRGLF; encoded by the coding sequence ATGATTAGACTTTATGTCAAGAACAAATTGGTTTGGTTTTTCCTTCTAACGGCTGTGCTCGCGCTGCTCGCAATCGTCATAGCGCGAGTTTCAACCAGGCCGGTAGACCCCATTGGCGCAGAGACCGTTTTGCTCCCGCCTAGTCTTGATGCCGACGGCTTCGCGCGTGCCGTGGGACCGTGGCAGTGGGACTTCCCCCGGGACCACGGGCCACATCCGACGTTCCAGACGGAATGGTGGTACTACACGGGAAATCTGACAACCGCCGAAGGTCGACGATTCGGGTACCAATTCACCATTTTCCGCCGAGCCCTGACCCCCACCCTGCGAGACTCGCGCTCTGAATGGAATACGAACCAGGTCTTCATGGCGCACTTTACGGTTAGTGATGTAGTAGACGGCACGTTTTACCAGGAAGAGCGGCTTAGCCGCGGGGCGATCGGCCTTGCCGGCGCAGAGTCACTACCGCGCTTCCACGTTTGGCTGGACGATTGGACGTTGACTGCCGCAGATGATTCTGCAGCGCAAATGACCATCCAAGCCAAGGCGAACGGCTTTGCTATCGACCTGCTGCTCACACCTGCAAAGTCGCCCGCCCTGCATGGCGACAATGGCCTGAGCCAAAAGGGGCCCGAGCCCGGTAATGCAAGCTACTACTATTCCCTGACGCGCATCGAAACGACCGGCACGGTGGCAATAGGCAACGAGGAGTTCGCGGTTAGCGGCATGAGCTGGATGGACCGCGAGTTTGGCACCAGCGCACTGAGCGAGGGGTCCGTAGGCTGGGACTGGTTTGCCGTGCACCTTAACGACGGCCGCGATATCATGGTGGGCCAAATTCGGCGGCAAGACGGCAGTGTTGAGCCCTTATTTGGCGGCTTGCTGGTCATGCCGAACGGGCAGACACGTTACTTGCCATCGGAAGCGTTCACCATCAGGCCGATCGGCAGTTGGCGGAGCAGTCGCAGTGGCGCAACGTATCCTGCTGGATGGGAAATTACGATAGACTTCGATAACAGGCCGTTGCAGCTCTTGCTGGAACCGCTACTCGCAGATCAGGAGGTCTTGAGCAGCGTGACGTACTGGGAAGGCGCCGTGCGCGTAAGCGGAGACGCTGAGGGCTACGGCTATGCAGAACTCACAGGGTATGCTCAGCCCTTGCGAGGCCTATTCTAG
- a CDS encoding TIM barrel protein, producing the protein MRLGIVTYNIAADWDIPTMLANCEEVEIYGVELRTTHAHGVEPTLSVQERREIKSQFADSPVTIIGLGTTCEFHDVDKETVRENIETAKEFAQLAHDLGAAGIKVRPNGLQLAAGVPREQTLEQIGKSLNEVGAAAQDVNVEVWLEMHGRDTAEPKNIRHIMDSAGHPGVSLCWNSNPQDVESGSIAQSYALVRDEIRHVHINRLYSDYPYGELFGLLQEDGYQGWLCAEIQASSDPITILQYYRTAFHSLGG; encoded by the coding sequence ATGCGGCTTGGAATTGTGACCTACAACATTGCAGCAGACTGGGACATTCCCACGATGCTTGCAAATTGCGAAGAGGTTGAAATCTATGGAGTAGAACTCCGCACAACCCATGCCCACGGCGTTGAACCCACCCTCTCAGTGCAAGAACGCCGCGAAATTAAGTCACAGTTCGCAGATTCACCAGTCACCATTATCGGACTGGGAACCACGTGTGAGTTTCATGACGTCGATAAGGAGACAGTACGCGAGAATATCGAGACCGCCAAGGAATTCGCGCAGCTTGCCCATGACCTGGGGGCAGCCGGGATAAAGGTGCGTCCAAACGGCTTGCAGTTGGCGGCCGGAGTACCTAGAGAGCAGACGCTGGAGCAGATTGGCAAATCGCTCAATGAGGTCGGCGCTGCGGCCCAGGACGTGAATGTTGAAGTCTGGCTGGAAATGCACGGCCGCGACACCGCTGAACCGAAAAACATCCGTCACATAATGGATAGCGCAGGCCACCCTGGCGTGTCCCTGTGTTGGAATTCAAACCCGCAGGACGTGGAATCGGGCTCAATTGCGCAGAGCTATGCTCTCGTCCGGGATGAAATACGGCACGTCCATATCAATCGACTCTACAGCGACTATCCGTACGGTGAGCTCTTTGGGCTCTTGCAGGAGGACGGTTACCAGGGCTGGCTCTGTGCGGAAATCCAGGCCTCTTCGGATCCAATTACAATTCTGCAGTACTACCGCACGGCGTTCCACAGTCTAGGTGGGTAG
- a CDS encoding FtsX-like permease family protein has protein sequence MNLAMVCRLAYRAMERRVLQSALFVFSIVAGVALVVGVDVAAESSRRAFSLSVASLQGSATHEIVGGPSGVPSALYRDLRVDLGIRTAAPVVQGTVRVGENDAALTLLGIDPFAESHFRQFLVGASTSDADSVESLALLRLLTEANTVLVSQSVAARLDIEPGDQLEIHTAQGWRSVTLVGTIRPWNALSEQALSHLIVSDIATAQDIVGSPGALTRIDLMLTDPQTLSRIQDSLPPGTVVRTVASNRNNLEQLSGSFTLNLQALSLLALVVGMFLVYNIMSFSVVQRRVQIGMLRAIGATRRQIFATVLIEALVFGMLGTVLGLAVGYLLGGLLVGAVARTITDVYYRVEVQVLTLSSFTVAKGVITGLVASLGAALLPALNATRISAASALRSIDAEQATRYRVDIAAATGLVVLAAGFILTKLQTQSLYFGFGALFLVLMGSILFTPAALFVCMRAVQPLSGRLFGTLGAMAPRSINRSLSRTGVAVAALALAVSVIVGVSVMITSFRGTVTTWLDGALTADVFISAPTSGLLETINLDPGLAEQLQRVPGVARVLTARDVPVLAPDYPELPPVNLVAVSEDLADRSRRYLWLTMPREEVWDAMEDGAIVVTESFAYRRGITPEKSTLTLLTDAGPQSFPVVGVYQHYGSDQGIVLMAASVYRKLYADPWVSTFALFLTPNAGSENVEESVRLVVAEQGLTVQSTRELRTQVFAIFDRAFSITAALRSLAAVVAFIGILSALMALQMDQKRTFGTMRALGLTGGQLWRLTLLETGLMGLAAGLFALPIGLLLAKMLIDVINVRAFGWTFAYLVPAGSLLQAVFIAMTAALLAGAYPAWRVARLAPAEAIRND, from the coding sequence ATGAATCTTGCGATGGTCTGCCGTCTCGCCTATCGAGCGATGGAGCGGCGCGTGCTGCAGAGTGCGTTGTTTGTCTTTAGTATTGTGGCCGGCGTCGCGTTGGTGGTGGGCGTTGACGTCGCCGCCGAGTCGTCGCGACGCGCGTTCTCGCTGAGCGTTGCCAGCCTCCAGGGCAGCGCAACCCACGAAATCGTGGGAGGTCCCAGCGGAGTTCCTTCCGCGCTCTATCGCGACTTGCGAGTCGATCTTGGCATACGCACTGCTGCGCCGGTTGTGCAGGGCACTGTTCGCGTGGGCGAGAATGACGCCGCGCTCACGCTGCTGGGCATCGATCCTTTCGCAGAATCTCATTTTCGTCAGTTCCTCGTCGGCGCGTCCACGTCGGACGCTGATAGCGTCGAGAGTCTGGCACTGCTTCGACTCTTGACCGAGGCAAACACCGTACTGGTCTCACAATCCGTAGCTGCACGGCTTGACATTGAACCTGGAGATCAGCTCGAGATCCACACGGCGCAGGGGTGGCGGAGTGTCACCCTTGTGGGCACCATTCGACCTTGGAATGCACTGAGCGAGCAGGCGCTCTCCCATTTAATTGTATCTGACATTGCCACTGCGCAAGACATCGTAGGCAGTCCGGGAGCGCTAACCCGTATCGATCTGATGCTCACCGACCCTCAAACGCTCTCCCGCATTCAAGATTCGTTGCCACCGGGAACTGTCGTGAGGACAGTAGCAAGCAACCGGAACAACCTAGAGCAGCTAAGCGGCAGTTTCACACTCAATCTACAGGCGCTCAGTCTGCTCGCACTCGTCGTCGGCATGTTTCTTGTCTATAACATTATGTCATTCAGCGTTGTACAGCGGCGCGTGCAAATCGGTATGCTGCGCGCGATTGGCGCCACGCGCCGACAGATCTTCGCCACCGTCCTCATCGAGGCGCTCGTCTTCGGCATGCTTGGCACGGTGCTCGGTCTGGCTGTTGGCTATCTGCTGGGTGGACTCTTAGTTGGAGCGGTTGCCCGCACCATCACCGACGTCTACTATCGAGTTGAGGTCCAGGTACTGACGCTCTCCTCGTTCACGGTCGCCAAAGGCGTGATAACGGGGCTAGTTGCGAGCCTGGGCGCGGCACTACTCCCCGCCCTAAATGCCACTCGCATCTCGGCCGCGAGCGCTCTCCGCAGCATCGACGCCGAGCAGGCGACGCGCTATCGCGTTGATATTGCCGCGGCTACCGGTCTTGTCGTATTGGCTGCCGGCTTCATTCTGACCAAGTTGCAGACGCAGAGTCTGTATTTTGGCTTTGGCGCGCTCTTCTTGGTCCTCATGGGCAGCATTCTCTTCACGCCGGCGGCTCTCTTCGTGTGCATGCGCGCTGTGCAGCCCTTATCAGGCCGTCTCTTCGGCACACTTGGGGCTATGGCGCCGCGATCCATCAACCGATCGCTGAGCCGGACCGGTGTTGCGGTGGCGGCATTGGCGTTGGCAGTGAGCGTGATCGTCGGCGTAAGTGTGATGATTACGAGTTTCAGAGGGACGGTAACGACCTGGCTCGACGGCGCATTGACCGCCGATGTCTTCATTTCCGCGCCAACGAGCGGCTTGCTCGAAACAATAAATCTCGATCCAGGGCTGGCGGAGCAACTCCAACGTGTGCCTGGCGTAGCCAGAGTCCTAACGGCGCGCGACGTACCGGTGCTCGCGCCGGACTACCCTGAGCTGCCGCCGGTGAATCTTGTCGCGGTAAGTGAGGACTTGGCCGACCGTTCGCGCCGGTATCTGTGGCTTACAATGCCAAGGGAAGAAGTCTGGGATGCCATGGAAGATGGGGCCATTGTCGTTACGGAGTCGTTCGCCTACCGCCGCGGCATTACACCTGAGAAGAGCACGCTCACGCTCCTCACCGACGCCGGTCCCCAAAGCTTCCCTGTAGTTGGCGTGTACCAGCACTATGGATCCGATCAAGGGATTGTGCTCATGGCAGCGTCCGTCTATCGCAAACTCTATGCCGACCCGTGGGTGTCAACCTTCGCGCTTTTTCTGACGCCCAATGCAGGCAGCGAGAACGTTGAGGAGAGCGTTCGCCTAGTGGTTGCTGAACAAGGTCTGACCGTTCAGAGCACGCGCGAGTTGCGGACTCAAGTCTTCGCGATCTTCGACCGTGCATTCAGCATCACTGCCGCCTTGCGCAGCCTGGCTGCTGTTGTTGCCTTCATCGGCATTCTGAGCGCCCTCATGGCCCTGCAAATGGACCAGAAGCGCACATTCGGCACAATGCGAGCCCTCGGCCTCACGGGGGGACAACTATGGAGGCTTACTCTGCTGGAAACAGGGTTGATGGGACTCGCTGCGGGTCTCTTTGCGCTTCCAATCGGCTTGCTGCTGGCAAAGATGCTCATCGACGTTATAAATGTGCGCGCGTTTGGTTGGACATTTGCATATCTTGTTCCGGCGGGTTCTCTGCTGCAAGCGGTATTCATTGCCATGACAGCGGCTTTGCTGGCGGGAGCATACCCGGCATGGCGCGTTGCCCGTCTCGCTCCGGCAGAGGCAATTCGCAATGATTAG
- a CDS encoding replication-associated recombination protein A, producing MKRRSPQENLHPSLFAEANTGKETASPRTSSSSATVPLATRMRPLTLDEYVGQAHLLGEKGVLRQAITVDRIPSMILWGPPGSGKTSLAAIIGRTAKAKISGISAVSAGVADLRKVVEEAQARLELTGQRTILFIDEIHRFSKSQQDAILPFVEDGTVTLIGATTENPSFEVNAPLLSRARVYKLEPLTDGEIMTLLTRSLEDTTRGLGKQQAAAQPEALAYLVRMANGDARVALDTLELAVTLAKADDGGQLTITEGDIASALQRRVLPHDKKGDFHYDLISAYIKSVRGSDPHAAVYWLARMLEGGEEPLFVARRIVILASEDIGLADPNALSVAVAAQQAVHFIGMPEGIYPLTQATLYLATAPKSNSALRAYAAAREAVQETGNLSVPLHLRNAPTGLMAAFGQGKDYRYPHSYDENWVAEVYLPTPLEGQHYYEPGTVGFEQELCDRMREHQARTAQAMPDAEESEQTPEG from the coding sequence ATGAAACGACGGTCGCCCCAGGAGAATCTTCACCCGTCGCTCTTTGCGGAAGCGAACACCGGCAAAGAAACGGCATCTCCTCGAACAAGCTCAAGCTCTGCTACCGTGCCCCTGGCCACGCGCATGCGTCCGTTGACGTTAGACGAGTACGTGGGGCAGGCTCACCTCCTCGGTGAGAAGGGCGTGCTCAGGCAGGCGATCACGGTGGACCGTATCCCATCGATGATTCTTTGGGGGCCGCCGGGATCAGGCAAGACCTCTTTGGCAGCTATCATCGGCCGTACCGCCAAGGCCAAGATCTCCGGCATCAGTGCGGTGAGCGCCGGAGTCGCCGACTTGCGCAAAGTGGTGGAGGAGGCCCAAGCGCGGCTTGAACTCACCGGCCAGCGCACGATCCTCTTTATCGATGAGATTCACCGCTTTTCCAAGAGCCAGCAGGATGCCATCCTGCCCTTCGTAGAGGACGGCACGGTTACGCTGATTGGAGCGACGACGGAAAACCCATCATTCGAGGTCAACGCTCCCCTCCTCTCGCGCGCACGGGTCTATAAACTGGAGCCTCTCACCGATGGTGAGATAATGACGCTGTTGACTCGGAGCTTAGAGGACACGACCCGTGGACTTGGCAAGCAGCAAGCGGCTGCGCAACCGGAAGCCCTCGCATATCTTGTGCGCATGGCGAATGGCGACGCCCGCGTGGCTCTGGATACCCTCGAACTCGCCGTTACGCTTGCCAAGGCGGACGACGGCGGCCAGCTTACTATTACTGAAGGCGACATTGCGAGCGCGTTGCAGCGGCGGGTGCTCCCCCATGACAAGAAGGGGGACTTTCACTACGATCTCATTTCAGCGTACATCAAGAGCGTTCGCGGCAGCGATCCCCATGCAGCCGTCTACTGGCTCGCACGCATGCTAGAGGGTGGTGAAGAACCGCTTTTCGTCGCGCGGCGGATAGTGATCCTGGCATCGGAAGACATTGGGCTCGCCGATCCCAATGCGCTCAGCGTCGCTGTGGCTGCTCAGCAAGCCGTCCACTTCATCGGAATGCCGGAAGGGATCTACCCACTCACTCAGGCTACGCTCTATCTCGCCACGGCGCCCAAGAGCAATTCAGCGTTGCGGGCGTATGCTGCGGCGCGGGAGGCTGTTCAGGAGACAGGAAACCTCAGCGTGCCGCTCCATTTGCGCAATGCGCCAACAGGGCTGATGGCTGCCTTTGGCCAGGGTAAAGACTACAGGTACCCCCACTCATACGATGAGAATTGGGTAGCGGAAGTGTACCTGCCTACGCCTTTAGAGGGCCAACACTACTATGAGCCCGGCACTGTTGGTTTTGAGCAAGAGCTTTGCGACCGAATGCGGGAACACCAAGCACGCACCGCTCAGGCAATGCCTGATGCCGAGGAAAGTGAGCAAACCCCGGAGGGCTGA